From Rutidosis leptorrhynchoides isolate AG116_Rl617_1_P2 chromosome 3, CSIRO_AGI_Rlap_v1, whole genome shotgun sequence, a single genomic window includes:
- the LOC139899585 gene encoding zinc finger CCCH domain-containing protein 29-like, producing MCEGPKSKFVTMEGEKFQEQKNGFFLKSSILLELAATDDVSGFISEVEINGVSLDDVSFWYGRRHGCKRKMGFEERTPLMIAAVYGSTRVLKYIIDTGNVDVNKTSDSDGATALHCVSAGGALSSMEIVKILLSAGADPELTDDNGNKPVDLVARGIKSVNRKSIEMLLKGFDVTEVETGTETETETEETDLVSGKKEYPVDVSLPDINDGVYGSDEFRMYMFKVKTCSRAYSHDWTECPFVHPGENARRRDPRKHQYTCVPCPEFRKGSCVKGDNCEFAHGVFESWLHPAQYRTRLCKDETGCARKVCFFAHKVDELRPLYASTGSAVPSPKSGSVGSMEMGSMSPLGIGSTPPMSPSIAPVSTNMWQNKFVHVTPPALQLPGSRLKTSLNARDLDIEMEMIQRQQMIDDLQSNLYNNNNRFGEMKPTNLDDVFGSPSRQQMRQNSNPLRSTYPSSPGRSPTSFGFDSSAAVAQAVMNSRSGSFAKQRSQSFIDRSPGSIMSPRSMQQSPAYSEWGSPNGKLDWGFNSEDASKLRKSASFGFRSGNGGLPVKGNHEPDDSWAGAGLFSSSEKVPEWVEQMYIEKEQLIGLRA from the coding sequence ATGTGTGAAGGTCCGAAGAGTAAATTTGTAACCATGGAAGGAGAAAAATTTCAAGAACAAAAAAACGGGTTTTTCTTAAAATCCTCAATTTTGTTAGAATTAGCAGCTACCGATGACGTTTCTGGATTCATATCCGAGGTTGAAATTAACGGCGTTAGTTTAGATGACGTCAGCTTTTGGTACGGAAGAAGACACGGGTGTAAACGAAAGATGGGGTTCGAAGAACGAACTCCGTTAATGATTGCCGCCGTGTACGGTAGTACTCGTGTTTTGAAATATATAATCGACACCGGTAACGTTGACGTCAACAAAACTTCCGATTCTGACGGCGCAACAGCGCTGCACTGTGTATCTGCCGGTGGGGCCCTTTCTTCCATGGAAATCGTGAAAATTTTACTCAGCGCCGGCGCCGACCCCGAATTGACGGATGATAACGGTAACAAACCGGTTGATTTGGTCGCCCGGGGAATCAAATCTGTAAATAGGAAGTCTATAGAGATGTTGCTAAAAGGTTTCGATGTAACTGAAGTTGAAACGGGTACAGAAACAGAAACCGAAACAGAAGAAACGGATCTTGTTTCGGGTAAAAAAGAATACCCGGTTGATGTATCGTTGCCGGATATAAACGATGGGGTTTATGGTAGTGATGAGTTTAGGATGTATATGTTTAAGGTGAAAACGTGTTCTAGAGCTTATTCTCACGATTGGACCGAGTGCCCGTTTGTTCACCCGGGTGAGAACGCGAGACGCCGTGATCCACGTAAGCATCAGTACACATGTGTGCCGTGCCCGGAGTTTCGAAAGGGGAGTTGTGTGAAAGGCGATAACTGCGAGTTCGCCCATGGTGTGTTCGAGTCCTGGTTGCACCCGGCTCAATACCGGACCCGTTTATGTAAAGATGAAACGGGCTGTGCGCGAAAAGTATGTTTTTTCGCTCACAAGGTCGATGAGTTACGACCGTTGTATGCTTCAACCGGGTCAGCTGTTCCATCGCCCAAATCTGGTTCGGTTGGGTCGATGGAAATGGGTTCGATGAGCCCGTTGGGTATCGGGTCGACTCCACCGATGTCGCCTTCAATTGCTCCGGTGAGCACGAATATGTGGCAGAATAAATTTGTTCATGTAACGCCGCCTGCGTTACAGCTTCCGGGTAGCCGTTTAAAGACATCGTTAAACGCTAGAGATCTCGATATCGAAATGGAGATGATACAAAGACAGCAAATGATTGATGACCTACAGTCTAATctttacaacaacaataacagattTGGTGAAATGAAACCAACTAATCTAGACGATGTTTTCGGGTCGCCATCTCGTCAACAAATGAGGCAGAACTCGAACCCACTTCGATCAACCTACCCGTCTTCACCGGGTAGAAGCCCCACAAGTTTTGGGTTTGATTCATCGGCTGCAGTGGCGCAAGCGGTCATGAATTCAAGATCTGGTTCGTTTGCTAAACAACGTAGCCAGAGTTTCATTGACCGTAGCCCGGGTTCGATTATGAGCCCTAGGTCGATGCAGCAGTCCCCTGCTTACTCCGAATGGGGTTCGCCTAATGGGAAATTAGATTGGGGGTTTAATAGTGAGGATGCTAGTAAGCTTAGAAAGTCGGCTTCTTTCGGGTTCAGAAGTGGGAACGGTGGCTTGCCCGTAAAGGGGAACCATGAGCCCGATGATTCATGGGCTGGGGCCGGGCTATTTAGCTCATCAGAAAAGGTGCCAGAATGGGTTGAACAGATGTACATAGAGAAAGAACAGCTAATTGGCTTAAGAGCATAA